Proteins encoded together in one Desulfosporosinus meridiei DSM 13257 window:
- a CDS encoding MFS transporter has protein sequence MFKFRSHNEQTTEPTVDKKALIFGLLSVFLCGIGFTIIAPVVPFLVQPYISNPGDQAIVVTLLTSVYAVCVFFAAPGLGALSDRYGRRPVLLVCLLGSAIGYVVFGIGGALWILFVGRIIDGITGGTISTIFAYFADIIPPEQRTKYFGWVSAVVGVGTVIGPTLGGLLAKFGYSVPLYFGAIITLLNVIYGFFYMPESLDQNNRLKKISFTRLNPFTQLANILAMKNLNRLLVSAFLLWIPNGSLQAVFSQFTIDTFSWKPALIGLMFSIMGIQDIISQGLIMPKLLLKLSDARIAILGMVAEIIGYSLIAASALFSFYPLLIAGMFIFGFGDSIFGPSFNGMLSKSVDSSEQGRIQGGSQSIQALARMIGPIIGGQIYVSLGHAAPAFMGMILIAAAIPVLYKRTPVTI, from the coding sequence ATGTTCAAATTTAGATCACATAATGAACAGACCACAGAACCAACCGTCGATAAAAAGGCTTTAATATTCGGTCTTTTGTCTGTGTTTCTTTGCGGAATCGGCTTCACGATCATAGCACCTGTAGTTCCATTCTTAGTGCAGCCTTATATAAGCAATCCGGGAGATCAAGCTATAGTTGTCACGCTGCTGACCTCTGTTTATGCAGTCTGCGTGTTTTTTGCGGCTCCCGGACTTGGAGCTTTGAGCGACAGATATGGCCGTCGTCCGGTACTCTTAGTTTGCCTTTTGGGTTCCGCAATCGGGTACGTAGTTTTTGGCATAGGAGGAGCTCTATGGATACTATTTGTCGGGCGCATCATCGATGGGATAACAGGCGGAACTATAAGCACTATCTTCGCCTATTTTGCAGACATCATTCCTCCGGAACAGAGAACTAAATACTTTGGGTGGGTGAGTGCGGTTGTAGGTGTCGGCACCGTCATTGGCCCAACTCTAGGCGGATTACTTGCTAAGTTTGGCTATTCTGTACCTTTGTATTTTGGAGCAATAATAACTTTATTGAATGTTATTTATGGATTCTTTTATATGCCTGAGAGCCTTGACCAGAATAATAGACTGAAAAAGATTAGCTTTACAAGACTGAATCCATTTACACAGCTGGCAAACATACTTGCCATGAAAAACTTAAACAGGCTGCTTGTCTCAGCCTTCTTACTTTGGATACCCAACGGATCTTTACAGGCAGTTTTTTCACAATTTACAATCGATACTTTCAGTTGGAAGCCTGCCCTAATCGGACTCATGTTTTCAATTATGGGCATCCAAGACATTATCTCCCAAGGTTTGATAATGCCAAAGCTTCTGCTGAAACTTAGTGATGCACGCATTGCAATTCTTGGCATGGTTGCAGAGATCATAGGCTACAGTCTTATTGCAGCATCGGCTTTGTTTTCATTCTATCCTCTTTTAATAGCCGGAATGTTTATATTTGGTTTTGGTGATTCGATCTTTGGACCTTCATTCAATGGGATGCTCTCCAAGTCTGTCGATTCCAGTGAACAAGGAAGGATTCAAGGAGGCAGCCAATCTATTCAGGCTTTGGCAAGAATGATCGGGCCGATCATTGGAGGTCAAATCTATGTATCACTAGGTCATGCCGCACCAGCTTTTATGGGTATGATCCTTATAGCGGCGGCAATACCGGTTTTATACAAGAGAACGCCTGTAACAATATAA
- a CDS encoding MATE family efflux transporter, which yields MGNNNNTLITMPVSRLLLKFSLPAIGGMIINSLYNLVDRIFVGRIGGLAMTGIGLSLPFMMMLFAVSSLVGIGASALISIKLGENNKDEAKGLLGNAITLLIGLMLLMTLLGLIFMTPILETFGASEATMPYAVDYMTVILYGAVFQGIGTGLLNVVRATGHPVKSMVIVLVGTLINIILDPILIFTFDMGIAGAAWATIIAQLVTSIMVIQHFISEKSPMKIEMSKLKLHLVTIKSILSIGFAPFIMQLSSVVVSIISNNALKTHGGDVAIGAMTIINSVMVLFLMSAMGVTQGAAPIIGFNYGAKHFDRVKQILKLELLAVSSIFTITFIVVQAFPVMLSSIFTNEPDLISKASSGMRLFLLMLPLLSAQIVGANYFQAIGEAKKASFLGLSRQVLFLIPLLLILPNFLGLNGVWGAGALSDLISSLIAIMALRSAFNHLNKLENEHRSEEPRFLSIAAK from the coding sequence ATGGGAAATAATAATAATACGCTCATTACCATGCCAGTCAGTAGACTTTTACTCAAATTTTCACTTCCCGCTATTGGCGGTATGATTATAAATTCCTTATATAATTTGGTGGACAGAATATTTGTCGGCAGAATTGGTGGTCTTGCCATGACAGGAATAGGATTGAGTTTACCGTTTATGATGATGCTATTCGCTGTGAGTTCGTTGGTAGGAATAGGAGCCTCAGCACTTATTTCTATTAAGTTGGGAGAAAATAATAAGGACGAAGCAAAAGGGTTACTTGGTAATGCCATAACATTGCTCATAGGCTTAATGCTTTTAATGACACTTTTAGGACTTATTTTTATGACTCCTATACTTGAAACATTTGGTGCCAGTGAAGCAACTATGCCTTATGCCGTGGATTATATGACTGTCATTCTCTATGGTGCTGTATTCCAAGGCATTGGAACAGGATTATTAAATGTGGTAAGGGCTACAGGACATCCTGTCAAATCAATGGTGATTGTACTTGTTGGAACGCTCATTAATATTATCCTGGATCCAATTCTCATTTTCACTTTTGATATGGGTATTGCTGGTGCAGCTTGGGCAACAATTATCGCCCAACTCGTAACATCCATCATGGTAATACAACATTTCATCAGTGAAAAGAGTCCAATGAAAATTGAAATGAGTAAATTAAAGCTCCACTTAGTAACTATAAAGTCGATACTAAGTATTGGATTTGCTCCCTTCATAATGCAGTTATCTTCCGTTGTCGTCAGCATCATATCTAACAATGCCCTCAAAACACACGGAGGTGATGTTGCTATAGGGGCAATGACAATAATCAACTCTGTGATGGTCTTATTCCTTATGTCGGCTATGGGTGTTACACAAGGCGCTGCACCAATCATAGGCTTTAATTATGGTGCTAAACACTTTGACAGAGTTAAACAAATATTAAAACTCGAACTGCTTGCTGTTTCATCAATCTTTACAATAACCTTTATAGTTGTTCAAGCTTTTCCTGTAATGCTTTCAAGTATCTTCACGAATGAACCGGATCTTATTTCAAAGGCAAGTTCCGGAATGCGTCTATTCTTATTAATGCTTCCTCTCTTAAGTGCTCAGATAGTTGGAGCAAACTACTTTCAAGCTATTGGCGAAGCAAAGAAGGCAAGTTTTTTAGGACTTTCAAGACAAGTGCTTTTTCTGATACCTCTCCTGCTTATATTACCTAATTTCTTAGGATTAAATGGTGTATGGGGAGCAGGTGCTCTGTCTGATCTGATCTCTAGCCTCATTGCCATTATGGCTTTAAGATCGGCATTTAACCACTTGAACAAGCTCGAAAATGAGCATCGATCAGAAGAACCCCGATTTTTGTCAATTGCAGCGAAATAA
- a CDS encoding class I SAM-dependent methyltransferase, with the protein MNHMHHHDQLDQKFLNKIAFLDSRQRERLIPPEALISQMPIQKNHTLLDVGAGSGFFTIPMAENTSSKVYAMDPDRRMLSVIEDKAKEKGLTNIELIQDYIENLSIQNNSVDFVMASLILHEVSSLTEALTNIFEVLKAGGHLLCLEYEKDDLIIEGPPMSIRIGSEDLEKVLSLIGFEIVKKTKINDAIYTVLAVKKER; encoded by the coding sequence ATGAATCACATGCATCATCACGACCAACTGGATCAAAAATTTTTAAACAAAATTGCCTTTTTAGATAGTAGACAAAGGGAGCGTCTCATACCACCGGAAGCACTTATTAGCCAAATGCCAATTCAAAAAAATCATACTTTACTCGATGTCGGTGCCGGCTCCGGTTTTTTTACAATTCCTATGGCAGAAAACACATCTAGCAAAGTGTATGCTATGGATCCTGATAGACGTATGCTCAGCGTCATAGAAGATAAGGCTAAGGAAAAAGGACTTACTAATATTGAACTGATTCAAGATTATATCGAAAACTTAAGCATTCAAAATAACAGTGTTGATTTTGTTATGGCATCCTTAATCCTCCACGAAGTAAGTTCACTGACAGAAGCACTCACAAATATATTTGAGGTACTAAAAGCAGGAGGGCACTTGTTATGTCTGGAGTATGAAAAGGACGACTTGATAATAGAAGGACCTCCAATGTCCATTCGTATTGGCTCAGAGGATCTCGAAAAAGTATTGTCCTTAATTGGTTTTGAAATTGTGAAGAAGACTAAAATTAACGATGCTATATATACTGTTTTAGCTGTTAAGAAGGAGAGGTAA
- a CDS encoding RrF2 family transcriptional regulator — MKYTKATNYALHIMAYFVKKEGTDNLSLQPLASHMNISPTYLSKILTQLVKADLIQSTPGVNGGYSLRKPKTEISFYDVIQAIEGSGALFTCEMDENRACHIEKVMRDAEEKMVNHLKEKRIYDIV, encoded by the coding sequence ATGAAGTATACGAAAGCAACGAATTATGCTTTGCATATAATGGCCTATTTCGTTAAGAAAGAAGGCACAGACAATTTAAGTCTTCAGCCTTTAGCTAGTCACATGAATATATCCCCTACCTACCTGTCCAAGATACTAACTCAATTAGTCAAGGCTGACCTTATTCAGTCTACCCCTGGAGTAAATGGAGGTTATAGTCTTAGGAAACCTAAGACTGAAATAAGCTTTTATGACGTTATTCAAGCTATTGAAGGCAGCGGAGCTCTTTTCACTTGTGAAATGGACGAGAATCGTGCTTGTCACATAGAAAAGGTTATGAGAGACGCCGAAGAGAAAATGGTGAACCACCTTAAAGAAAAACGTATTTATGACATTGTGTAA
- a CDS encoding PhzF family phenazine biosynthesis protein, producing MKVNAYAINSFAKTTEGGNAAGVVPNADFLSDVQMQKIAAILRFSETAFVLKSNLADFRVRFFAPREEVDLCGHATIGTFYTLAALGYLKPGSYLQETKAGILGVEITKDLSIMMCQPPPSFFETVKKSEIADSLNIETASILEDLPVQIVSTGLRDIIVPIKSLDILDTIKPDFEKIREISRKYNAVGYHVFTLESINNSTASCRNFAPLFNIPEESATGTSNGALGCYLYKYGKLDFNLASHIIIEQGYSMKKPSEILVSLDVDGTEIKGVKVGGKALNFTSIIVDIE from the coding sequence ATGAAAGTGAACGCGTATGCAATTAATTCATTTGCCAAAACTACCGAAGGAGGTAACGCGGCAGGAGTAGTTCCAAATGCTGATTTTCTGTCAGATGTACAAATGCAAAAAATAGCTGCCATCCTCAGATTCAGTGAGACCGCATTTGTTCTGAAATCAAATCTGGCAGATTTCAGGGTAAGATTCTTTGCCCCGAGGGAAGAAGTCGATCTATGCGGACATGCTACAATAGGAACCTTCTATACTCTGGCAGCTCTAGGCTATCTAAAGCCGGGCAGCTATCTGCAGGAAACCAAAGCAGGAATTTTGGGAGTTGAAATAACGAAAGACTTGTCGATTATGATGTGTCAGCCGCCCCCGTCTTTTTTTGAAACCGTTAAAAAGAGCGAAATCGCCGATTCACTAAACATTGAAACAGCCAGTATTCTTGAAGATCTGCCGGTTCAAATAGTATCCACAGGTTTGAGGGATATCATAGTGCCCATAAAAAGCTTAGATATTTTAGACACCATAAAACCGGATTTTGAAAAAATCAGAGAAATCAGCAGGAAGTACAATGCAGTCGGTTATCATGTATTTACACTTGAATCAATCAACAACTCCACCGCCAGCTGCAGAAACTTCGCCCCCTTGTTTAATATCCCGGAAGAATCCGCTACAGGTACATCTAACGGCGCTCTTGGCTGTTACCTTTATAAATACGGCAAGCTCGATTTTAATCTAGCTTCACATATTATCATTGAACAGGGTTATTCTATGAAAAAACCGTCGGAAATACTGGTTTCCCTAGATGTTGATGGGACGGAAATCAAAGGAGTCAAAGTTGGCGGTAAAGCATTAAATTTTACTTCAATTATAGTTGACATAGAATAG
- a CDS encoding MarR family winged helix-turn-helix transcriptional regulator has protein sequence MREELTNELLFFFNGFSSWENSIVRASDLTISEAHALEVLGEHEKINMKSLAQKLGVTTGTTTVTVDRLEKKNFAKRESTQEDRRVNLIVLTEKGKKAFEEHHNYHIQLTEQMVSVLSEDEIKQFHDTLKKINMETF, from the coding sequence ATGAGAGAGGAATTAACCAATGAACTTTTATTTTTCTTTAACGGGTTTTCGTCTTGGGAAAATTCAATAGTACGTGCCAGTGATTTAACAATTTCAGAGGCCCATGCCTTAGAAGTATTAGGGGAACACGAAAAAATAAATATGAAATCTCTAGCTCAAAAACTGGGAGTTACTACGGGAACTACGACGGTTACAGTCGATAGGCTTGAGAAGAAAAATTTTGCAAAACGTGAATCAACTCAGGAAGATAGACGGGTTAACTTAATTGTATTAACAGAAAAAGGGAAGAAGGCTTTTGAAGAACACCATAACTACCACATACAATTAACGGAACAGATGGTCTCAGTTTTGAGCGAAGATGAAATAAAGCAATTTCATGATACCCTTAAAAAGATAAATATGGAGACTTTCTAA
- a CDS encoding heavy metal translocating P-type ATPase, whose translation MIKLLKDEEKRTVLFLGISFISVVISFLNVGDLPFDVAWLAILLCGIPIIKGAVVGLVTEFDIKADVLVSIALIAAVIIGEIFAAGEVAFIMAIGAYLEERTVAKARAGIEKLVHLTPTTARVARNGEEVIVSAEQVKVGDILRVLAGETIAVDGIIINGQTSVNQAVMTGESLPVDKSEGDEVYSGTVNQYGTFEMKATKVGEDSSLQRMIRLVQSADAGKAKIVGIADRWATWIVVIALLSAGATWLMTGEIIRAVTILVVFCPCALVLATPTAIMAGIGNATKFGILIREGDALERLAAVKRIAFDKTGTLTYGKPDVAAVESFAPSLTVAELLSLTASAELRSEHPLGKSIVAHYKLASNPSLLEPSDFQMLAGRGVSALVDGRRILAGNAELLSDNSILLPPTIVDKADTYRNDGCTIIFVSVDGEPSGFIVLSDTLRPDAVNVVRKIEKLGVKNVLLTGDNHHAASHMAKIAGIQDIHTDCLPENKLAIIEEYQSRGDLVCMVGDGVNDAPALKKAHVGIAMGGIGSDIAVEAADIALVGDDIKSIPHLLALAKRTMNTIKFNMAISMALNFVAIILAMAGVLGPVVGALVHNAGSVVVIINSSLLLHWKENKQ comes from the coding sequence ATGATAAAACTATTGAAAGACGAGGAAAAAAGGACAGTCCTATTCCTTGGGATATCGTTCATTTCCGTGGTAATCAGCTTCTTAAATGTAGGGGATTTACCCTTTGATGTCGCATGGTTGGCAATTTTATTGTGCGGGATACCGATCATCAAGGGAGCTGTTGTCGGCCTCGTTACCGAATTCGATATTAAAGCCGACGTACTGGTATCCATCGCCTTAATAGCAGCGGTTATCATTGGCGAAATTTTTGCCGCTGGGGAAGTTGCCTTTATTATGGCAATCGGTGCATATCTGGAAGAACGAACTGTGGCAAAAGCCCGAGCAGGTATTGAAAAGTTGGTGCATCTAACTCCGACAACGGCAAGGGTCGCCAGGAATGGAGAAGAGGTTATTGTCTCTGCCGAGCAGGTCAAGGTTGGTGATATCCTCCGGGTGCTTGCCGGCGAAACCATTGCTGTAGACGGCATCATTATCAACGGTCAAACCTCGGTTAATCAGGCAGTGATGACCGGAGAGAGCCTACCGGTTGACAAGAGCGAGGGCGATGAGGTTTATAGCGGTACGGTCAATCAGTACGGCACATTTGAAATGAAGGCTACAAAAGTTGGCGAGGACAGCTCCCTGCAAAGAATGATAAGGCTGGTACAATCGGCGGACGCCGGCAAAGCGAAGATTGTCGGGATTGCGGACAGATGGGCTACTTGGATCGTAGTTATTGCCTTGCTTTCGGCCGGAGCCACCTGGTTAATGACAGGTGAAATAATCCGCGCTGTGACCATCTTAGTCGTATTTTGTCCTTGTGCTTTGGTGTTGGCAACACCAACAGCTATTATGGCCGGTATCGGCAATGCCACGAAATTTGGTATCCTGATCCGCGAAGGCGACGCCTTGGAAAGACTAGCTGCGGTAAAGCGAATTGCCTTTGACAAAACAGGCACCCTCACCTATGGAAAACCAGATGTCGCAGCCGTCGAGAGCTTTGCTCCCAGCCTGACTGTTGCTGAATTGCTGTCTCTGACGGCTTCCGCTGAGCTGCGTTCCGAGCATCCGTTAGGAAAATCCATTGTCGCTCATTACAAGCTTGCCTCAAATCCATCTCTACTAGAACCCAGCGATTTTCAGATGCTGGCTGGGCGCGGTGTTTCCGCCCTGGTAGACGGCCGCAGGATACTGGCCGGAAATGCAGAACTGCTGAGTGATAACTCTATCCTCTTACCCCCAACCATAGTGGACAAGGCGGATACATACAGAAATGACGGCTGCACCATCATCTTTGTATCTGTGGACGGCGAGCCTTCTGGTTTTATCGTCTTGTCTGACACTTTACGGCCCGATGCCGTGAATGTGGTTAGGAAGATTGAGAAATTAGGGGTTAAGAACGTCTTGTTAACGGGTGACAATCATCATGCCGCGTCCCATATGGCAAAGATCGCCGGAATTCAGGACATCCATACCGATTGCCTGCCCGAAAATAAACTGGCGATTATCGAAGAGTATCAAAGCCGCGGCGACTTGGTCTGCATGGTAGGCGATGGTGTAAACGATGCGCCTGCCCTAAAAAAAGCTCATGTAGGCATCGCTATGGGAGGTATCGGCAGTGATATCGCAGTGGAAGCGGCCGACATTGCCCTAGTCGGTGACGATATAAAGAGCATTCCCCATTTGCTTGCTTTAGCAAAACGAACGATGAATACTATCAAGTTCAATATGGCCATATCCATGGCCCTGAATTTTGTCGCAATTATTCTGGCCATGGCAGGGGTTCTCGGACCTGTTGTGGGCGCGCTGGTACATAATGCCGGTTCAGTCGTGGTGATTATTAATTCATCGTTATTATTACACTGGAAGGAGAATAAACAATGA
- a CDS encoding LytR/AlgR family response regulator transcription factor encodes MLTIGICDDRPLCRHLLEAYIHLYEEKRGLLFNISQFGSGEELLEEVNKHGIIFNLLFLDNSMKKLTGLETAKQIRQSESLSTCNIVFVTSTDDYDQFTQVQPLQVVCKPGSQESIDEILNKVLASFIFNRSLSM; translated from the coding sequence TTGCTTACTATCGGCATTTGCGATGACAGGCCGTTGTGTCGTCATTTATTGGAGGCATACATTCATTTATATGAAGAAAAAAGGGGTCTGTTGTTCAACATTTCTCAATTTGGCAGTGGAGAAGAGCTTCTCGAAGAAGTTAATAAACATGGGATAATTTTCAACCTGCTTTTTCTTGACAATAGTATGAAAAAGCTGACGGGTCTCGAAACCGCAAAGCAAATCCGGCAATCTGAGTCCCTGTCAACCTGCAACATAGTATTTGTGACATCTACAGATGATTATGATCAATTCACGCAGGTTCAGCCTTTACAGGTAGTATGCAAGCCAGGTTCCCAGGAAAGTATTGATGAAATATTGAATAAGGTTCTGGCTTCCTTCATCTTCAATCGATCCTTGTCTATGTAA
- a CDS encoding helix-turn-helix domain-containing protein has translation MEINYKELGERIAKRRKVLNLTQDDVAEATGLSNNHISNIENNHSIPSIETLLKICEALDVTPDYLLLGIFRQAKDSLLSQINQKLKLCDEKKQELVDHFITWLVDEKL, from the coding sequence TTGGAGATTAATTACAAAGAATTAGGAGAACGGATTGCGAAAAGGCGTAAGGTATTGAACCTGACCCAGGATGATGTCGCAGAAGCCACGGGACTTAGCAACAACCACATTTCCAATATCGAAAACAATCATTCTATTCCCAGCATTGAAACATTGCTTAAAATATGTGAAGCCCTGGACGTTACGCCGGATTACCTCCTGCTGGGTATTTTCAGACAAGCGAAGGACAGCCTGCTTTCTCAAATTAATCAAAAACTCAAGCTGTGTGATGAGAAAAAGCAAGAACTGGTTGATCATTTTATAACCTGGCTAGTTGACGAAAAACTATAG
- the acs gene encoding acetate--CoA ligase, whose product MTEKHNEGLLEEKRFFFPPTEFSAKAIIQNPNIHELGADRATFWNEQGRRLDWFKPWNTVLEWNPPFAKWYVGGKLNAAYNCLDRHLAGPRRNKAALIFEGELGDRRVLTYQDLYREVSQFANVLKSLDVEKGDRVTIYMPLIPETVIAMLACARIGAVHCVVFGGFSAEALKDRIQNSLSKVVVTTDGSYRRGNSIPLKANVDLALPVTCINNCVESVIVVKRTGQPVDMLEGRDVWYHEVMKNVSIVCPAEPMDAEDMLFILYTSGTTGKPKGVVHTVGGYMVGVSTTHEWVFDLKEEDVYWCTADVGWITGHSYLVYGPLSNGATILMYEGAPDFPEKDRYWKIIEDYRVTILYTAPTAIRTFMKWGESYPLGRDLSSLRLLGSVGEPINPEAWMWYNKFIGGEHCPIVDTWWQTETGMIMMTPVPGITPLKPGSCTIPFPGVHIEIVDHAGNPVPKGEGGYLVVREPWPAMLKTVYGDDKRYQDTYWSEIADVYFTGDEAKWDEDGYFWVVGRVDDVINVSGHRIGTAEVEGALVDHLLVAEAACVGRTHEVKGQAVFAFVSLKEGIEIYDGLIAELKAHVVQKIGALARPDDIFLTAELPKTRSGKIMRRLLKDIAEGRTIGDTTTLADAEVINFLKKNIDAQKVLDARNASLKFRRNKVSIPDTAVFNRCSDESYEGYSYTIWFATPAQDGSRHPNTHFYFFQWVERLKLVEQVALAITNIMVNNKAAVEAIFAYGTPDFSHAVINEGSITDDLSEEGQICFFGSED is encoded by the coding sequence ATGACAGAGAAACACAATGAAGGATTGTTGGAGGAAAAACGGTTCTTTTTCCCTCCAACAGAGTTTAGTGCGAAAGCCATCATTCAAAACCCTAACATTCACGAACTAGGGGCGGATCGGGCAACGTTTTGGAATGAACAAGGGAGACGGTTGGACTGGTTTAAACCATGGAACACAGTTCTAGAATGGAATCCACCATTTGCCAAGTGGTATGTCGGCGGAAAATTGAATGCTGCCTATAATTGCTTAGATCGACATTTAGCCGGCCCGCGTCGGAATAAAGCGGCCCTAATATTTGAAGGAGAACTGGGAGATCGCAGGGTATTAACCTATCAAGATCTTTATCGTGAGGTATCCCAGTTTGCCAACGTGCTAAAGTCTCTTGATGTAGAAAAGGGAGACCGGGTGACTATTTATATGCCCCTGATCCCGGAGACTGTGATCGCCATGCTGGCCTGTGCCAGAATAGGCGCTGTGCACTGTGTTGTATTTGGTGGGTTCAGTGCAGAAGCTTTGAAGGACAGGATTCAGAACTCTCTGTCAAAAGTTGTGGTGACAACGGATGGGAGCTATCGACGTGGAAATAGTATCCCTTTGAAGGCTAATGTTGATCTTGCCCTGCCTGTAACTTGTATCAACAATTGTGTAGAAAGTGTTATCGTCGTCAAGCGGACCGGTCAGCCTGTCGATATGTTAGAAGGACGAGATGTTTGGTATCACGAGGTCATGAAGAATGTTTCTATCGTATGTCCGGCGGAACCAATGGATGCGGAGGATATGCTGTTTATTCTTTACACAAGTGGAACAACGGGAAAACCCAAAGGAGTTGTTCATACTGTTGGGGGTTATATGGTTGGGGTATCAACAACCCATGAATGGGTATTTGATCTCAAAGAGGAAGATGTGTATTGGTGTACTGCGGATGTGGGCTGGATAACAGGGCATAGTTATTTGGTGTATGGGCCATTGTCGAATGGTGCAACGATCCTGATGTATGAAGGAGCCCCGGATTTTCCAGAAAAGGATCGCTATTGGAAAATCATCGAGGACTATAGGGTCACCATTTTATATACTGCGCCCACTGCTATTCGCACGTTTATGAAATGGGGGGAAAGCTATCCTTTAGGCAGAGATCTTTCAAGTTTACGGCTCTTGGGTTCGGTGGGAGAACCGATTAACCCAGAAGCTTGGATGTGGTACAACAAGTTCATCGGAGGAGAGCACTGCCCTATCGTAGATACCTGGTGGCAAACGGAAACGGGGATGATTATGATGACACCCGTTCCAGGGATTACTCCTCTAAAGCCGGGCTCTTGCACGATACCCTTCCCCGGGGTCCATATAGAAATCGTGGATCATGCCGGTAACCCGGTACCGAAGGGTGAGGGCGGATATTTAGTGGTTCGTGAGCCATGGCCGGCGATGCTGAAAACCGTGTATGGGGATGACAAACGCTATCAGGACACATACTGGAGCGAGATTGCAGATGTGTATTTTACCGGGGACGAAGCGAAATGGGATGAAGATGGTTATTTCTGGGTGGTCGGCCGGGTAGATGATGTGATCAATGTCTCGGGGCATCGGATTGGGACGGCGGAAGTAGAAGGTGCTTTGGTTGATCATCTCTTAGTTGCTGAAGCAGCCTGTGTGGGCAGAACCCACGAAGTTAAGGGTCAAGCGGTTTTCGCCTTCGTTAGTTTAAAAGAAGGGATCGAAATTTACGATGGGCTAATTGCTGAATTAAAAGCGCATGTAGTCCAGAAAATCGGAGCACTTGCCCGTCCTGATGACATTTTCCTGACGGCTGAATTACCTAAGACGCGAAGCGGAAAGATTATGAGGCGTCTTCTAAAGGACATTGCAGAGGGTCGGACAATAGGCGATACCACTACCCTTGCCGATGCTGAGGTTATTAATTTCCTGAAAAAGAATATTGATGCCCAGAAAGTTCTTGATGCGCGGAATGCCTCGCTTAAATTTAGGAGGAACAAGGTTTCAATTCCTGACACTGCCGTATTTAATCGTTGTAGTGATGAGTCTTATGAAGGGTACAGTTATACGATATGGTTCGCTACACCAGCTCAAGATGGATCACGTCATCCAAATACCCATTTTTATTTCTTTCAGTGGGTAGAAAGACTGAAGTTGGTAGAGCAAGTTGCGTTGGCTATCACAAATATAATGGTAAACAACAAGGCTGCCGTAGAAGCAATCTTCGCGTACGGGACACCGGATTTCAGCCATGCGGTGATCAATGAAGGCAGTATTACGGATGACTTGTCAGAAGAAGGACAAATTTGCTTTTTTGGTTCAGAGGACTAG
- a CDS encoding helix-turn-helix transcriptional regulator yields the protein MTQEELAVLCTVTRQTIISLENGRYNPSIFLAHKIAQIFHLTIEEVFLFEEDIHEVR from the coding sequence ATGACGCAAGAAGAATTAGCCGTATTATGCACTGTCACTCGACAAACGATTATTTCATTAGAAAATGGCCGCTATAACCCTTCTATTTTTCTCGCACACAAAATTGCTCAAATATTTCATTTGACAATAGAAGAAGTATTTCTTTTTGAGGAGGATATTCATGAAGTACGCTAA